Proteins encoded by one window of Arachis ipaensis cultivar K30076 chromosome B04, Araip1.1, whole genome shotgun sequence:
- the LOC107637697 gene encoding oxysterol-binding protein-related protein 4C isoform X2 gives MARQHYCKCTSNSIGIIVKAVSNGEKKETKIVLTKPMTLEGESDSDSDSYKAPNLLQRILSLFKNVRPGSDLSRFQVPALFNLPKSQLQCYGESVYSTGMELIRECNRGQSPLDRLIAVMAWSISTTRPATFGVAPYNPILGETHHVSKGTLNILLEQVSHHPPVTALHATDEKENIEIIWCQRPIPKFYGTSIEAQVHGKRQLKLLNHGETYEMNCPHLLFRIIPVPAVDWIGKINIKCIETGLEADLSYKSTPFLGFGGNQKVVKGKILNSSTLNVLYEVDGHWDRTIKVKDTSNGKVKVIYDAKKVINGLQAPIVKDAESVWPTESAYVWSEVSEAIMKKEWEKAREAKHAVEERQRELLRERESKGQTWIPNHFLVSNTKEHGWDCSPIHNFVSNAPIIAQ, from the exons ATG GCCAGGCAACATTATTGCAAATGCACTAGCAATAGCATAGGAATTATCGTTAAAGCC GTAAGTAATGGGGAGAAGAAAGAGACCAAAATTGTGCTCACAAAGCCAATGACATTAGAAGGGGaatctgattctgattctgattcttaTAAAGCCCCTAATCTTTTGCAACGCATATTAAGTTTGTTTAAGAATGTGCGGCCAGGATCTGATCTCTCACGCTTTCAG GTGCCAGCATTGTTTAATTTGCCAAAGTCGCAACTTCAGTGCTATGGTGAGTCAGTGTACAGCACAGGAATGGAGTTAATAAGAGAATGCAACAGAGGGCAGAGTCCATTGGATAGGTTGATAGCAGTGATGGCATGGTCCATTTCAACCACTCGCCCTGCAACTTTTGGTGTTGCTCCCTATAATCCCATTCTTGGTGAGACTCATCATGTTTCTAAGGGAACTCTCAACATATTATTGGAACAG GTTTCACACCACCCTCCAGTAACTGCCCTTCATGCAACagatgaaaaagaaaacatagaaatAATTTGGTGCCAGCGACCTATCCCAAAATTTTATG GAACATCAATTGAAGCTCAAGTACATGGTAAACGGCAATTGAAGCTTTTGAATCATGGAGAAACATATGAAATGAATTGCCCTCATCTTTTATTTAGAATAATTCCAGTTCCTGCTGTCGATTGGATTggcaaaattaatataaaatgcaTAGAGACAGGACTTGAAGCTGATTTATCTTACAAATCAACTCCTTTTCTTGGATTTGGTGGAAATCAGAAAGTGGTCAAAGGAAAAATCCTTAATTCATCAACTTTGAATGTTCTGTATGAAGTTGATGGTCATTGGGATAG AACAATAAAAGTGAAGGATACAAGTAACGGAAAAGTAAAAGTGATATATGATGCGAAAAAAGTCATTAATGGGCTGCAAGCACCAATTGTTAAGGATGCAGAG AGTGTGTGGCCAACCGAATCGGCTTATGTTTGGAGTGAAGTGAGTGAAGCCATAATGAAAAAAGAATGGGAGAAAGCAAGAGAAGCAAAGCATGCAGTGGAAGAGAGACAAAGGGAACTCTTAAGAGAAAGAGAGTCAAAGGGTCAAACATGGATTCCAAACCATTTTTTGGTGTCTAATACCAAAGAACATGGTTGGGACTGTTCGCCTATACATAACTTTGTATCAAATGCCCCCATCATAGCACAATAA
- the LOC107637697 gene encoding oxysterol-binding protein-related protein 4C isoform X1, translated as MVSNGEKKETKIVLTKPMTLEGESDSDSDSYKAPNLLQRILSLFKNVRPGSDLSRFQVPALFNLPKSQLQCYGESVYSTGMELIRECNRGQSPLDRLIAVMAWSISTTRPATFGVAPYNPILGETHHVSKGTLNILLEQVSHHPPVTALHATDEKENIEIIWCQRPIPKFYGTSIEAQVHGKRQLKLLNHGETYEMNCPHLLFRIIPVPAVDWIGKINIKCIETGLEADLSYKSTPFLGFGGNQKVVKGKILNSSTLNVLYEVDGHWDRTIKVKDTSNGKVKVIYDAKKVINGLQAPIVKDAESVWPTESAYVWSEVSEAIMKKEWEKAREAKHAVEERQRELLRERESKGQTWIPNHFLVSNTKEHGWDCSPIHNFVSNAPIIAQ; from the exons ATG GTAAGTAATGGGGAGAAGAAAGAGACCAAAATTGTGCTCACAAAGCCAATGACATTAGAAGGGGaatctgattctgattctgattcttaTAAAGCCCCTAATCTTTTGCAACGCATATTAAGTTTGTTTAAGAATGTGCGGCCAGGATCTGATCTCTCACGCTTTCAG GTGCCAGCATTGTTTAATTTGCCAAAGTCGCAACTTCAGTGCTATGGTGAGTCAGTGTACAGCACAGGAATGGAGTTAATAAGAGAATGCAACAGAGGGCAGAGTCCATTGGATAGGTTGATAGCAGTGATGGCATGGTCCATTTCAACCACTCGCCCTGCAACTTTTGGTGTTGCTCCCTATAATCCCATTCTTGGTGAGACTCATCATGTTTCTAAGGGAACTCTCAACATATTATTGGAACAG GTTTCACACCACCCTCCAGTAACTGCCCTTCATGCAACagatgaaaaagaaaacatagaaatAATTTGGTGCCAGCGACCTATCCCAAAATTTTATG GAACATCAATTGAAGCTCAAGTACATGGTAAACGGCAATTGAAGCTTTTGAATCATGGAGAAACATATGAAATGAATTGCCCTCATCTTTTATTTAGAATAATTCCAGTTCCTGCTGTCGATTGGATTggcaaaattaatataaaatgcaTAGAGACAGGACTTGAAGCTGATTTATCTTACAAATCAACTCCTTTTCTTGGATTTGGTGGAAATCAGAAAGTGGTCAAAGGAAAAATCCTTAATTCATCAACTTTGAATGTTCTGTATGAAGTTGATGGTCATTGGGATAG AACAATAAAAGTGAAGGATACAAGTAACGGAAAAGTAAAAGTGATATATGATGCGAAAAAAGTCATTAATGGGCTGCAAGCACCAATTGTTAAGGATGCAGAG AGTGTGTGGCCAACCGAATCGGCTTATGTTTGGAGTGAAGTGAGTGAAGCCATAATGAAAAAAGAATGGGAGAAAGCAAGAGAAGCAAAGCATGCAGTGGAAGAGAGACAAAGGGAACTCTTAAGAGAAAGAGAGTCAAAGGGTCAAACATGGATTCCAAACCATTTTTTGGTGTCTAATACCAAAGAACATGGTTGGGACTGTTCGCCTATACATAACTTTGTATCAAATGCCCCCATCATAGCACAATAA
- the LOC107636282 gene encoding protein FAR1-RELATED SEQUENCE 9-like: MRKRVVVADYKSAYGDPVVKIRLEELERFVVTVYTREVFVLFREVLLLASNVRVVSSKKTSTCTLFEVAMYCQGRSWNISWGEMDDEFRCSCLRMESFGIPCVHIIGVLVRLNMIVIPDSLILGRWTKKAKQSPINNYVFSGEIPDAAYMSMHAAMLDDCRELVKLSCSYFEDYFEVKTKIANE, from the coding sequence ATGCGTAAGAGAGTAGTGGTTGCTGATTACAAATCTGCTTATGGAGATCCGGTTGTGAAAATAAGATTGGAGGAGTTAGAGCGGTTTGTAGTAACAGTATACACACGAGAGGTCTTTGTCTTATTTCGGGAGGTGTTATTACTTGCTAGCAATGTCAGAGTAGTTTCTTCGAAGAAGACAAGCACGTGTACATTGTTTGAGGTGGCCATGTATTGCCAAGGTAGATCATGGAACATTTCTTGGGGGGAGATGGATGATGAATTCAGATGCTCTTGCCTGCGCATGGAATCCTTTGGAATCCCTTGTGTCCACATAATTGGTGTGCTTGTTAGACTTAACATGATTGTTATTCCAGATAGTCTTATATTGGGTCGTTGGACAAAGAAGGCAAAACAATCACCTATAAATAACTATGTTTTTAGTGGAGAGATTCCTGATGCAGCATATATGAGTATGCATGCGGCAATGCTCGATGACTGTAGAGAACTAGTAAAGCTTTCTTGTAGTTACTTTGAGGATTACTTCGAGGTGAAGACCAAAATAGCTAATGAATGA